The following are from one region of the Carnobacterium gallinarum DSM 4847 genome:
- the cas7i gene encoding type I-B CRISPR-associated protein Cas7/Cst2/DevR: MKKVSGVTLTILTESPIALSNDQGFGNYTPIKKYFFKDGIHAMTSVATFTYELRKCLFENFGWSLSDLTVKKSNSYFNDVDLMTEKGFEADIFGFLLPDQQVSKTSPLRVIPFTSVSTFKNDTQLITNRGFLNIDLKRNRFDEKGKELEIEDVPRTQALANEEVFGDYYTYTLTIELDRIGVAEVKKDEKGKYQYLEPNERSYMSPELRMQAVDDILNAVTILTRDIKHQRVLLKPLAVFGGAFEQVIPYFWNDMILESVTDKMKIDTSFVDKTIADYKLENVIKAMDKNLMLSGEQETVSPVQAIQQLAKCLTVGEDNQWYLEE, from the coding sequence ATGAAGAAAGTTTCTGGTGTGACATTAACGATTTTAACAGAAAGTCCAATTGCTTTATCAAATGATCAAGGATTTGGAAATTATACGCCGATTAAGAAATATTTTTTTAAGGATGGTATACATGCAATGACTTCGGTAGCCACCTTCACTTATGAGTTAAGAAAATGTTTATTTGAAAATTTTGGTTGGTCATTAAGTGATTTGACTGTTAAAAAAAGTAATTCATATTTTAATGATGTTGATTTAATGACCGAAAAGGGGTTTGAAGCAGATATTTTTGGTTTTTTATTACCCGATCAGCAAGTTTCTAAAACATCGCCATTAAGAGTTATTCCTTTTACTTCAGTTTCTACTTTTAAAAATGATACACAATTAATTACGAATCGTGGTTTTTTAAATATTGATTTAAAACGAAATCGCTTTGATGAAAAAGGCAAGGAATTAGAAATTGAAGATGTTCCTAGAACACAAGCGTTAGCTAATGAAGAAGTGTTTGGTGATTATTATACCTATACTCTTACAATTGAATTAGATCGAATCGGTGTAGCGGAAGTGAAAAAAGATGAAAAAGGAAAGTATCAATATCTTGAACCAAATGAACGTAGCTATATGTCGCCAGAGTTAAGAATGCAAGCTGTAGATGATATTTTAAATGCCGTGACGATTTTGACTCGAGATATTAAGCATCAACGAGTACTATTAAAACCATTGGCAGTATTCGGAGGAGCTTTTGAACAAGTAATTCCTTATTTTTGGAACGATATGATTTTAGAATCTGTAACAGACAAAATGAAGATAGATACAAGTTTTGTTGATAAGACAATTGCAGATTATAAATTAGAAAATGTCATTAAAGCAATGGATAAAAACTTGATGCTTTCTGGAGAGCAAGAAACAGTATCACCTGTTCAAGCTATTCAACAACTGGCAAAGTGTTTAACTGTTGGGGAAGACAATCAGTGGTATTTGGAAGAGTAG
- the cas5 gene encoding CRISPR-associated protein Cas5: MTKVLRFNLFQPVAHFRDPKVLQDDFIATLNLPAPTTIVGMLSYLCDCKFNENLEVAVIGTHEKKEVHFSRGEREDFWRKYQTYVKKKEESLQKSGTTYLHYKHNIAENRMMYSEVLRNLELTIFIKASDAVLELLLENLTNPKRYLSLGRKEDTALLVGARQVGYVKSTPAIVDIEELEMGHVSEALSKQVKLMHSYVAIDEMASAKLLASGTLFTLPYTYQDLAASKINTQKLYRNYIYIEEGVYPENCTVYCYKKNQEESEYFLWM, translated from the coding sequence ATGACTAAGGTATTACGATTTAATTTATTTCAACCAGTTGCCCATTTTCGTGATCCTAAAGTACTTCAAGATGATTTTATTGCTACGTTGAATCTACCCGCACCTACAACTATTGTCGGGATGCTTTCGTATCTATGTGATTGTAAGTTTAATGAGAATTTAGAAGTAGCTGTGATCGGGACTCATGAGAAAAAGGAAGTTCATTTTTCAAGAGGAGAAAGAGAAGATTTTTGGAGGAAATATCAAACGTATGTTAAGAAAAAAGAGGAATCCCTACAAAAAAGTGGAACAACTTACCTCCATTACAAACACAATATTGCTGAAAATCGAATGATGTACTCGGAAGTTTTACGAAATTTGGAACTAACAATTTTTATTAAGGCGAGTGATGCAGTCTTGGAGCTATTACTTGAGAATTTAACCAATCCAAAACGTTATCTTTCCTTAGGTAGAAAAGAGGATACTGCACTACTTGTAGGGGCTAGACAAGTTGGATATGTCAAAAGTACACCAGCAATAGTTGACATTGAGGAGTTGGAAATGGGGCATGTATCAGAAGCGTTAAGCAAACAGGTGAAATTGATGCATAGTTATGTTGCAATTGACGAAATGGCATCAGCAAAATTGTTGGCATCAGGGACACTTTTTACTTTGCCTTACACGTATCAAGATTTAGCGGCTAGTAAGATAAACACCCAAAAACTATATCGAAACTATATCTATATTGAAGAAGGGGTTTATCCTGAAAATTGTACCGTTTATTGTTATAAAAAAAATCAAGAAGAATCAGAATATTTTCTATGGATGTGA